The genomic stretch ATGCAGAGAGACTAGAGGGTATTACTTGTGATCAGGAGATTGATGATTTTCAGAACTGTATAAATTGTTGTGGTCTGACTGATGCCCCAGCAATGGGCTCCTTTTTCACTTGGAACAACAAGCAAGGAATAGAGTCTAGGAGATATAGCAGATTGGATAGGGCTCTTATTAATGCTGAATGGAGTCAGAGTATGCCTGATGTTTATGCTAACTTCCTTCCTGAAGGTATATTTGATCATACCCCTTGTATTATAAAAAGCAAGAGTCAGGGTCTGAGGTCTAGGAAGCCAttcaagtattttaatatgtggggtaaAGCACCAACTTACCCCACTCACTTAGCTGAATGGTGGGAGTTTCAAACTCAGGGTACTAAAATGTATAAATTAGTTAGCAAGCTTAAAAATCTCAAGCATCA from Silene latifolia isolate original U9 population chromosome 2, ASM4854445v1, whole genome shotgun sequence encodes the following:
- the LOC141641200 gene encoding uncharacterized protein LOC141641200: MKVTELATSTTFCVSMVYAFNDLNGRKSLWDQLAQFAATVHEPWMVCGDFNCVLSYAERLEGITCDQEIDDFQNCINCCGLTDAPAMGSFFTWNNKQGIESRRYSRLDRALINAEWSQSMPDVYANFLPEGIFDHTPCIIKSKSQGLRSRKPFKYFNMWGKAPTYPTHLAEWWEFQTQGTKMYKLVSKLKNLKHHFRRYNREHFSDIENSTGIALKNLEYIQMQIASNPGDVFWMEKEQAASL